A window of Candidatus Eisenbacteria bacterium genomic DNA:
TGCCCCGGCGGGCCGCAGAAGACGCAAGTGCGAAGCTTCCGAGGACCCGCACCGGACTCGTCATTCTCCTCCGGAACCCGCCTGACCATTTCAGGGCTCGGTATTCGGGGAGGCTTCGAGTTCGGCCATCCCCGGATCGGTCTCGTCCTTGATCGGTGCCTCTTCCTTGGCGACGTCACGTTGCCGCGATTTCGTGGGGCGGTCGGCAGCATGGTCGTCTCCTGCGAGTTCCGGGGGCGATTCCACGTGGAGGGGCAGTCCACCGCCATACGGGGTTGTCGCTTCATCGGCCATACCGCCGAGTTCTTCCTGCTCTCGGACTTCCCCATGACGGTCGAGGACTGCGTCTTCGAAGGCGGGACGGACACCGCAGCGGTCGTGCGATCGTACGACGTGGATTGCGTCAGCTTCTCGGGCTGTGTCTTTCGCAACGTGGGCACCGGCCTTGTGGTTCAGGGCGGTTTGGGCGGGATCAAGGCCTGTGGTGCGACGGTGGCCAACTGCCGGTTCGAGGACGTGAGTGGAGCAGCAATCCACCTCACGCGCTCAGGTGAACCTCGGCCATTTTGGAGCCGCATCGGAGGCTGCTCGTTCACGAGATGTGGCTCCGCCATCACGGGGTCGTCTGAACACCTGCTCAGGCTCTACATGTCGGCAGACACTCTGATCGACTGCCGCGGGGTGGGCATCGACGCATACGTCGTCGAGGCGGATCTACAAGATCTGCTCCTCCAAAATGGCGGAGCAGCCGGGATTGTTCTGAAGGGTCGCGGATCGATTGCGGTTAGCGGATGCACCATTACCGGAGGTGCCGGCGATGCGCTGCTCTTGACCCACGGTGAGTCCGGGGACGGATCGACCATCGTGAGGGGCAACACGATTGCCCTGAATGGCGGAGCGGGAGTCCGGTTGGCATGCAATGCCGAGATCGCAACTCGCCAGTCCTTGGAGATCGAGAGCAACCTCGTTGCCGGCAACGACGAAGGCGGGATACTGGTCGATGTCCCTCACGATGGGCGCATTCGGTTCAACGATGCGTGGATGAACCGCGGCGGCGACTACAGCCACGCCATCGATCTCACATTGAACCTGTCGGTGGATCCGCAGTTCTGCGATGCGCTCGCCGGCGACTTCCACGTCACCTCCTCCTCTCCCTGTGCCCCGTCGGGCCCTTACGGACCGATCGGCGCGCTGGGAGTCGGCTGCGACGTGATGACCGCCTCCCTGGAGGTGCAGAATCAGCCGATTAACCGGCGCTCCAACACGCCCGTTGAGGCTGCGATCTTCGGGCACTGGCTCTTCGATGCCCGCCGCATTGACCTCTCGACCGTCAGACTCGGAGGTGCAGTCCCATCGCTACGAGGAAACGGCAAGACTGCGACGCAGGTCACTGACGTGAACCAAGACGGGCTTCCAGACTTGCTCCTGTCGTTCAATGCACGGGATCTGACCTTTGTGGGCGGGGAGGTCGCCCTGGAGGGCCGCACCTTCGACAACACTCCCTTCAGAGGGTCTGATGCCGTGGAAGTCCGAGGCACGGCCTTCAAGGCAGAGCTGGAGTCGGCAACGGCAAAGTCGCCGACCCGTTTAGCCCTGTCAGTGCTCAAGACTCGCGGTGGGATGACCCTGCTCTTAGAGCTCCCTAGCTCGGAGCCTGCGAAGATCGAGGTCTTCGATGTCGGGGGGAGACGGCTGTCATCAATGGAGCTTCCGGCACTTGGGCCAGGACACCACCGCCTGTCCTTCGGCGAGCGTCTGCCTTCAGGCCTCTACCTGGCGCGGCTCCGACAGGGAGCTGCCGCCGTGGTTGCGCGAGCTGTCGTGTTGAGACTTCCATGAACGATCCGCCTCGCTCTCACCACTTCGAGTTCGCGCATAGGGTCCTGCCGGCCCTCGCGCTTCGAGACCCGCAGAGGTTCATGGCCATGATGGCCGGAGAGGACGCCAAGGCCATTCTCGAAGAGCTGTGGACGGGCACGGGTCGAGAGGTGTGGGAGACGGAGAGGGCTCCAGTCTTGCCTTCAACAGGGCTGGACGCGCGGATTCTGAAGCTCGACGAAGAGCGACTGGTCGCCCTCATCGTCCTTCCTAATCCAATTGGCACCACGGAATGCCATTTCGTGGCCTTCGTGACGAGCATCGCCA
This region includes:
- a CDS encoding right-handed parallel beta-helix repeat-containing protein produces the protein MSRPSCFNILAGIVLASLLAATANARMFVVRLDGTGDFPTIQAGLANLTFDSAGYSDTLIVEPGDYDEDLVVDPRGFFRCWILCPGGPQKTQVRSFRGPAPDSSFSSGTRLTISGLGIRGGFEFGHPRIGLVLDRCLFLGDVTLPRFRGAVGSMVVSCEFRGRFHVEGQSTAIRGCRFIGHTAEFFLLSDFPMTVEDCVFEGGTDTAAVVRSYDVDCVSFSGCVFRNVGTGLVVQGGLGGIKACGATVANCRFEDVSGAAIHLTRSGEPRPFWSRIGGCSFTRCGSAITGSSEHLLRLYMSADTLIDCRGVGIDAYVVEADLQDLLLQNGGAAGIVLKGRGSIAVSGCTITGGAGDALLLTHGESGDGSTIVRGNTIALNGGAGVRLACNAEIATRQSLEIESNLVAGNDEGGILVDVPHDGRIRFNDAWMNRGGDYSHAIDLTLNLSVDPQFCDALAGDFHVTSSSPCAPSGPYGPIGALGVGCDVMTASLEVQNQPINRRSNTPVEAAIFGHWLFDARRIDLSTVRLGGAVPSLRGNGKTATQVTDVNQDGLPDLLLSFNARDLTFVGGEVALEGRTFDNTPFRGSDAVEVRGTAFKAELESATAKSPTRLALSVLKTRGGMTLLLELPSSEPAKIEVFDVGGRRLSSMELPALGPGHHRLSFGERLPSGLYLARLRQGAAAVVARAVVLRLP